From Candidatus Margulisiibacteriota bacterium, one genomic window encodes:
- the rpsI gene encoding 30S ribosomal protein S9, with the protein MNISLTQRTKLMKPLLLTKTNDRYDVIASVNGGGISGQVDAVMYGIAKGLNVVSEEYRTILKGEGLLTRDDRIVERKKYGKKKARKGTQYRKR; encoded by the coding sequence ACATGAATATTTCTTTGACTCAAAGAACCAAATTAATGAAACCATTGTTGTTAACAAAAACTAATGATAGATATGATGTTATTGCTTCAGTTAATGGTGGTGGAATCAGTGGTCAAGTAGATGCAGTTATGTATGGTATCGCGAAAGGTCTTAATGTTGTTTCTGAAGAATATAGAACAATTCTAAAGGGTGAAGGACTTTTAACTAGAGATGATAGGATAGTTGAGAGAAAGAAGTACGGTAAGAAGAAAGCCAGAAAAGGCACACAGTACAGAAAGAGATAA